The candidate division WOR-3 bacterium DNA window ATTTAACGATTTTAATCCATGTCTTGAACAGTATTTTTTCAATCCATTAAAAATTTTTTTAGGAGAATCAGGATCTGAAAACAAAACTGTTCCAAGGGATATGGCGTCGACTCCGGCGAGAAAAAACTCGACCGCGTCATTGTAATCCGTGATGCCTCCGCCGCCTATTATCGGAAGTGAAGTTGATTGCCTCAGACAATAAACGGCATAGAGCGCGAGCGGTTTTATGGCAGGTCCGCTAAGTCCGCCGGTTTTGTTGCCTATGGCAAAAGTTCTTTTTTCAGTGTCGAATAGCATTGCGGGAAAAGTATTTACAAAAGACAACGCGTCAATGCCGGTGTCTTCAGCCGTCCTGGCTATCTGAGTGTACGCGTCGCCCTGGGGAGTGAGTTTGAGTATGAGAGGTTTTTCAGTGGCTTTTCTCACTGAGTCAATCAACTGTTTCGCGGACTCTTTGTCTTTTCCGAAAGAAATGCCGCCTTTTTTAACGTTCGGACAGCTGATATTTATCTCAAAAGCCGCAACTGTTTCGCTTTCGTTCAGTTTCTCAACGACTTCGACATAATCTTCAGTTTCTTCGCCGGCGACGTTGACTACTATTTTGACAGGAAAATCCTTGAGTCCGGGAAGAATTTCATTTCTGAAAATTTCCAGGCCCGGGTTGGCAAGACCTATTGAGTTGACAAGTCCGGAATGACATACTGCAAGCCTCGGAGGGGGATTTCCCTCTCTCGGTTCTGGGGTCACTGCTTTCGTGATTACGGCTCCGACGAATGAAAAATCAGTCAAACCTTCCAGTTCAGGTCCGTTGCCTGCCGTGCCTGAAGCCAAAAATACAGGTGGACTGAATTTTACTCCCCTCAGCAACAGGGCCGATTCTTTCAATTCAGATCCTCTAGCCTGAAAACAGGCCCTTCAGCACAGACTTTTTTGCGCTCTTTCAGAAGAGGGGACACACAACCGGCGCATGCTCCTATTCCGCATACCATGTATGCTTCAAGACAAAAATAGGAATCTATTTTCTTTTCTCTGCAGATTCCGGCCAGTTTTTCGAGCATGACCGGGGGTCCGCACGCGAAAACAATTTCCTCAGGATTTCTGTATTTACTAAAATTATCCGTCACGAGGCCTTTTCCTCCCTGGCTTCCGTCTTCCGTTACAACGAGAGTTTTCCCTGGCGGCAGGTTATAACCTGGAACGGACATTGAATTTTTGGCCCCTACAAGATACCTCGCGTTAAAACCACAGCTTTCGAAAACTGCCAGAGGGGCGCATCCAATACCTCCTCCGACAGCCAGGATTTTCTGTCCGCGATCAGGATTGAAACCGTTGCCCAGGGGTCCAGTCAAGTCGGCGGTTTTCCCCTCCTCAAGACGCGCGAGAGATGCACTGAAGGCTCCTCTTTCTTCGACGAGAAACTCTATCTGTTCGCCGGAATACCTGTGAACAGAAAACGGATGCCTGAATCCGAAGTTTTCATCGATTTTTATCATAAAAAAATGCCCGGGAAGGATCTGAGTCAGACCTTGCATTTCGAAAACGAGATGCCAGGTTTTTTCCGACGCTCTATTTTTATTCTTCAGTACCGCTCGTGTCCGCATATCCGAGTTTTCCAAAAGCGTATTGAGAATAATCGGTTGACGGAAAAAACTCGATCACAGATCTGTATATCGAATCCGATTTTGAATAATCCCCTTTTTCTCTCAGGATATTCGCATACATAAGCAGGGCTTTCGGATAATATTCGGATTCAGGATAATTGACAATGATGCCCAAAAATTTCTGTTCGCCTATTTCGGAATTGTTGAGTTCGAAGTTGTAAAGCTCTGCGAGAAAAAATTCTATTTTGTCTTTTCCTTCGCCCGTCATTGTCTCCGCCTGAGCTTCGTAAACGAAAATCCTTTCGAGTGAAAGAGCTCTTCTCATCGAGAGTGAAGCCGTCAGATCATCAGGATTCGAAAGCCTCGCCTGATCATAAAGCTCCTTGGCTTTTGCAAGATCGAAAAGGTCTTCTTCGTATATTTCCGCCGAAAGGTACAACGCCTTGGCGGCTTCTCTTGTCCTGGCGTATGTTTTTACAATTTCGTCGTACATAGAAATTGCCTGCTGATATTCGCCTTTTTCTCTAAGGCATTGCGCAATTTCAATCGCAACTTCAGCGTCGTTCGAACCTGTCGTCATGCGCGATCTGAGAGATTGGAGAACTTCTATCGCTTCGTCGGTTCTGTCGAGGTGTCTCAGCGCCTGGGCGAATCTCAAATTTGTCCTGTAGTAAAGAGGAAAATTCTTTTCGTC harbors:
- a CDS encoding tetratricopeptide repeat protein, producing the protein MGIIELDSAIIRCGKIVKYNSSSPFVDDALYMMGNAFLLKGEYQMAIRKFQEIVQFYPGSSFHAMALLKTGVAYTLKGEYENALSYFIKAYMTGDRHVMPEALYNEIKVYVLSGEHSIAVSKISEFKDKYPRSSFYLPVLLEESEIYFKNEDWTQLFLLQQQIHEVLDEKNFPLYYRTNLRFAQALRHLDRTDEAIEVLQSLRSRMTTGSNDAEVAIEIAQCLREKGEYQQAISMYDEIVKTYARTREAAKALYLSAEIYEEDLFDLAKAKELYDQARLSNPDDLTASLSMRRALSLERIFVYEAQAETMTGEGKDKIEFFLAELYNFELNNSEIGEQKFLGIIVNYPESEYYPKALLMYANILREKGDYSKSDSIYRSVIEFFPSTDYSQYAFGKLGYADTSGTEE
- a CDS encoding dihydroorotate dehydrogenase, encoding MKESALLLRGVKFSPPVFLASGTAGNGPELEGLTDFSFVGAVITKAVTPEPREGNPPPRLAVCHSGLVNSIGLANPGLEIFRNEILPGLKDFPVKIVVNVAGEETEDYVEVVEKLNESETVAAFEINISCPNVKKGGISFGKDKESAKQLIDSVRKATEKPLILKLTPQGDAYTQIARTAEDTGIDALSFVNTFPAMLFDTEKRTFAIGNKTGGLSGPAIKPLALYAVYCLRQSTSLPIIGGGGITDYNDAVEFFLAGVDAISLGTVLFSDPDSPKKIFNGLKKYCSRHGLKSLNDIKLEHE